Proteins from one Rhizobium sp. WSM4643 genomic window:
- a CDS encoding MFS transporter, translating to MVDEKRLISKITWKLMPFLGILYLIAYIDRQNVSFAKLQMVDALAMSEYAYGLGASLFFIGYFLFEVPSNLFLDRLGARVWFARILVSWGIVTIALAFTQNATMFYILRFLLGVCEAGFFPGVLYLLTLWFPSAYRGRMVGLFMIFSAIANAVGAPLGGVLLDLDGLYGFAGWEWVFLATGVPAVIAGIVTFFYLPGRPESASFLSSEEKNWLERRLASENAGMGENAGNGFKALIDPRVLLMALCYVAFPLSAYGLSYWLPTIVKAFGVSNTVNGFLNIIPWVLVAIALYAVPAMADKAQSKTPYIVIPAFIGAACLLLSALIPNHTLQFAFLCVAAAGIFAPQPVFWSLPSRFLKGAGAAAGLAAINSVGNLGGFVAQNVVPWIKDESGSTIAPMFFLSACLAVGALLVFVVTRQLSQREHQAAPSRV from the coding sequence ATGGTCGACGAGAAGCGGCTGATCTCGAAAATCACCTGGAAGCTGATGCCGTTTCTCGGCATTCTTTATCTCATCGCTTATATCGACCGGCAGAACGTCAGTTTTGCCAAGCTGCAGATGGTCGATGCCCTCGCAATGAGCGAATATGCCTATGGTCTCGGCGCTTCGCTGTTCTTCATCGGCTATTTTCTCTTCGAGGTGCCGAGCAACCTCTTCCTCGACAGGCTCGGCGCCCGTGTCTGGTTCGCGCGCATCCTGGTCTCCTGGGGCATCGTCACCATCGCGCTCGCCTTCACGCAGAACGCGACGATGTTCTATATCCTGCGCTTTCTGCTCGGTGTCTGCGAAGCCGGCTTCTTTCCCGGTGTCCTCTATCTGCTGACGCTCTGGTTTCCCTCGGCCTATCGCGGCAGGATGGTCGGGCTGTTCATGATCTTCAGCGCCATCGCCAATGCCGTCGGTGCACCGCTCGGCGGCGTGCTGCTCGATCTCGATGGTCTATACGGCTTTGCCGGCTGGGAGTGGGTGTTCCTGGCGACGGGTGTTCCGGCTGTGATCGCCGGCATCGTCACCTTCTTTTATCTTCCCGGCCGGCCTGAAAGTGCAAGCTTCCTGAGCAGCGAGGAGAAGAACTGGCTCGAACGAAGGCTCGCCTCGGAAAATGCCGGCATGGGCGAGAATGCCGGAAACGGATTCAAGGCGCTCATCGACCCGCGCGTCCTGCTGATGGCACTCTGCTATGTCGCCTTTCCGCTTTCGGCCTATGGCCTCAGCTATTGGCTGCCGACGATCGTCAAGGCTTTCGGCGTCAGCAACACGGTGAACGGGTTCCTCAACATCATTCCCTGGGTGCTGGTCGCGATCGCGCTCTATGCCGTTCCCGCCATGGCCGACAAGGCGCAATCGAAGACGCCCTATATCGTCATTCCCGCTTTCATCGGCGCCGCCTGCCTGCTGCTCTCGGCGCTGATCCCGAACCACACTTTGCAATTCGCCTTCCTCTGCGTCGCCGCTGCAGGGATCTTCGCACCCCAACCGGTGTTCTGGAGCTTGCCCTCCCGTTTCCTCAAGGGCGCGGGGGCTGCGGCGGGCCTTGCCGCCATCAATTCGGTCGGAAATCTCGGCGGCTTCGTCGCCCAGAACGTGGTGCCCTGGATCAAGGATGAGAGCGGCAGCACGATCGCGCCGATGTTCTTTCTCTCGGCCTGTCTTGCAGTCGGCGCCCTGCTGGTCTTCGTCGTCACGCGTCAGCTGTCACAGAGGGAGCATCAGGCGGCTCCAAGCCGGGTCTGA
- a CDS encoding LacI family DNA-binding transcriptional regulator: MKGIRQLAEHLDISIGTVSRALNGKPDVNDETRRRVLAAAEELGYVANQSGRSLRQGMTNVIGLMLEVSRETVENSDDFFLGVTDGLQSVFSRHKLDLVMLPCPDDEDPHEYLKRMVARRLVDALIISATRRTDRRIELLEKARIPFVALGRSASGGSYTWVDLDFEGVATRGVDRLVAKGHRRIAVAVPSSDINLGYLFFDAYRQALQRHGIPYDPALVIRVKSSEQGGYQAGHELLMIAQRPTAIILIHELMAIGLYRRLAEAGVVPGRDLAVVGFREEPRTLFLQPALTSFRMSLRDLGAQLGETLLATMPAYADHYPQGARNRIWPLELVPGESDAFTLTA; encoded by the coding sequence ATGAAGGGAATCCGCCAGCTCGCCGAGCATCTCGACATTTCGATCGGAACGGTGTCCCGTGCGCTGAACGGCAAGCCCGACGTCAACGACGAAACGCGCCGGCGCGTGCTCGCCGCCGCCGAGGAGCTCGGCTACGTCGCCAACCAGTCGGGCCGCAGCCTTCGCCAGGGCATGACCAACGTCATCGGGCTGATGCTCGAGGTGAGCCGCGAGACGGTTGAAAACAGCGACGATTTCTTCCTTGGCGTCACTGACGGGCTGCAGAGCGTCTTTTCCCGCCACAAGCTCGATCTCGTCATGCTGCCCTGCCCCGACGACGAGGACCCGCACGAATATCTGAAGCGCATGGTGGCGCGCCGGCTTGTCGACGCGCTGATCATCTCTGCGACACGACGCACCGACAGGCGCATCGAACTCCTGGAAAAGGCCCGCATCCCCTTTGTGGCGCTCGGCCGCAGCGCGTCGGGCGGCAGCTACACCTGGGTGGATCTCGATTTCGAGGGCGTGGCGACGCGCGGAGTCGATCGGCTGGTTGCCAAAGGTCACCGGCGGATCGCCGTGGCTGTCCCCTCCTCCGACATCAATCTCGGCTACCTCTTCTTTGACGCCTACCGCCAGGCACTGCAACGGCACGGCATCCCCTACGACCCGGCCCTCGTCATCCGTGTCAAGTCGAGCGAACAGGGCGGTTATCAGGCCGGCCATGAATTGCTGATGATCGCGCAGCGGCCAACTGCAATCATCCTGATCCATGAACTAATGGCGATCGGACTTTACCGCCGGCTTGCCGAGGCCGGCGTCGTGCCCGGCCGTGACCTCGCCGTCGTCGGTTTCCGCGAGGAGCCGCGCACGCTTTTCCTGCAGCCGGCGCTGACCTCCTTCCGCATGTCGCTGCGCGATCTCGGCGCGCAGCTTGGCGAAACCCTGCTCGCCACAATGCCGGCCTATGCCGATCATTATCCGCAAGGTGCCCGCAACAGGATCTGGCCGCTGGAACTCGTTCCGGGCGAAAGCGACGCTTTCACGCTGACGGCCTGA